One Mycolicibacterium sarraceniae genomic window carries:
- a CDS encoding phosphoglycerate kinase translates to MVATLDDLVKEGVEGRGVLVRSDLNVPLDADGAIADPGRIIASVPTLKALADAGAKVVVTAHLGRPTGGPDPQFSLAPVAAALGEKLGRHVQLAGDVIGTDALARAEGLTDGDVLLLENIRFDPRETSKDDAERLTLAKALVDLVGDDGAFVSDGFGVVHRKQASVYDVATLLPHYAGTLVAAEVKVLEQLTSSTERPYAVVLGGSKVSDKLAVIENLATKADSIVIGGGMCFTFLAAQGVSVGTSLLQEEMIETCQQLLDKYGDVIHLPVDIVVAEKFAADSVPETVWADQIPADKMGLDIGPESVKRFTKLLSNARTIFWNGPMGVFEFPAFAAGTKGVAEAIVAATGKGAFSVVGGGDSAAAVRQLGLPDDGFSHISTGGGASLEYLEGKSLPGIDVLN, encoded by the coding sequence ATGGTCGCCACTCTCGACGACCTGGTGAAAGAGGGCGTGGAAGGGCGGGGCGTTCTGGTGCGCTCCGACCTGAACGTCCCGCTCGACGCCGACGGTGCCATCGCTGATCCCGGCCGCATCATCGCGTCGGTGCCCACGCTGAAGGCACTGGCGGACGCCGGTGCCAAGGTTGTGGTGACCGCGCACCTGGGCCGCCCCACGGGTGGACCGGACCCGCAGTTTTCGCTGGCGCCGGTCGCGGCCGCGCTGGGGGAGAAGCTGGGACGGCATGTGCAGCTGGCCGGTGACGTGATCGGCACCGACGCCCTGGCGCGGGCCGAGGGCCTGACCGATGGCGATGTGCTGCTGCTGGAGAACATCCGGTTCGATCCCCGGGAGACGTCGAAGGACGATGCCGAGCGGTTGACGTTGGCCAAGGCCCTGGTCGACTTGGTTGGCGATGACGGCGCTTTCGTGTCCGACGGCTTCGGTGTCGTGCACCGCAAGCAGGCCTCGGTCTACGACGTGGCCACACTGCTGCCGCACTACGCGGGCACGCTAGTGGCGGCCGAGGTCAAGGTGCTCGAGCAGCTGACCAGTTCCACCGAGCGGCCCTACGCCGTGGTGCTGGGCGGATCCAAGGTGTCGGACAAGCTGGCCGTCATCGAGAACCTGGCCACCAAGGCCGACAGTATCGTCATCGGCGGTGGCATGTGCTTCACCTTCCTTGCCGCGCAAGGAGTTTCGGTGGGCACCTCGCTGCTGCAGGAGGAGATGATCGAGACCTGTCAGCAGCTGCTCGACAAATACGGCGATGTCATCCACCTGCCGGTCGATATCGTCGTCGCCGAGAAGTTTGCGGCCGATTCGGTGCCGGAAACCGTTTGGGCTGATCAGATCCCGGCCGACAAGATGGGTCTGGATATCGGTCCGGAGTCGGTCAAGCGGTTCACCAAGCTGCTCTCGAACGCCCGCACGATCTTCTGGAACGGCCCGATGGGCGTGTTCGAGTTCCCGGCGTTCGCGGCGGGCACCAAGGGGGTGGCCGAGGCGATCGTCGCCGCGACCGGCAAGGGCGCGTTCAGCGTCGTCGGCGGTGGTGATTCGGCTGCCGCGGTGCGTCAGCTCGGGCTGCCGGACGACGGTTTCTCGCACATTTCCACCGGCGGCGGTGCATCGCTGGAATACCTTGAGGGCAAGAGCCTTCCCGGTATCGATGTCTTGAATTAG
- the rapZ gene encoding RNase adapter RapZ translates to MRENSTGENMHTGVAGEELGIDVVLVTGLSGAGRGTAAKVLEDLGWYVADNLPPELIARMVDFGLAAGSRITKLAVVMDVRSRGFTGDLESVRIELATRNIHARVLFMEASDVILVRRYENNRRSHPLQGNQTLAEGIAAERSMLAPVRASADLVIDTSTLSVHGLRESIERAFGGEVVAQTSVTVESFGFKYGLPMDSDMVMDVRFLPNPHWVDALRPHTGQHPAVRAYVLSQPGAEEFLQTYHQLLGLVVDGYQREGKRYMTVAIGCTGGKHRSVAMAEALAGLLEHNEHLSVRVLHRDLGRE, encoded by the coding sequence ATGAGAGAAAACAGCACAGGCGAAAATATGCACACCGGAGTGGCCGGCGAGGAATTGGGTATCGACGTGGTGTTGGTGACCGGTCTGTCCGGGGCCGGGCGCGGAACCGCCGCGAAAGTTCTGGAAGATCTCGGCTGGTATGTGGCCGACAATCTGCCGCCCGAACTCATCGCCAGGATGGTCGACTTCGGCCTGGCTGCCGGCTCGCGGATCACCAAACTGGCGGTGGTGATGGATGTGCGCTCTCGTGGCTTCACCGGTGACCTGGAGTCGGTGCGCATCGAGCTGGCCACCCGCAACATTCACGCGCGGGTGCTGTTCATGGAAGCCTCCGACGTCATCTTGGTGCGCCGGTACGAGAACAACCGGCGCAGTCATCCACTGCAGGGCAACCAGACGCTGGCCGAGGGCATCGCCGCCGAGCGATCCATGCTGGCCCCGGTGCGGGCGTCGGCGGATCTGGTCATCGACACCTCGACCCTGTCGGTGCACGGCTTGCGGGAGAGCATCGAACGGGCCTTCGGCGGGGAGGTCGTCGCGCAGACCAGCGTGACGGTTGAGTCGTTCGGGTTCAAGTACGGTCTGCCGATGGACTCCGACATGGTGATGGACGTCCGCTTCCTGCCCAACCCGCACTGGGTCGACGCGCTCCGGCCGCACACCGGCCAGCATCCGGCGGTCCGTGCCTACGTCCTGAGCCAACCTGGTGCCGAGGAGTTCCTGCAGACCTACCATCAGCTGCTGGGGCTCGTCGTCGACGGCTACCAGCGGGAGGGGAAGCGCTATATGACCGTGGCCATCGGCTGCACCGGCGGCAAGCACCGCAGTGTCGCCATGGCCGAGGCGCTCGCCGGACTGCTCGAGCACAACGAGCATCTGTCGGTCCGCGTGCTGCACCGCGATCTGGGTCGCGAATGA
- the secG gene encoding preprotein translocase subunit SecG — protein sequence MVLTLQIILVVTSVLVVLLVLLHRAKGGGLSTLFGGGVQSSLSGSTVVEKNLDRLTLFVTGIWVVSIVGMALQIKYS from the coding sequence ATGGTTTTGACTCTGCAGATCATCCTGGTGGTCACCAGCGTGCTGGTGGTGTTGCTGGTGCTGCTGCACCGCGCCAAGGGTGGCGGCCTGTCGACGCTGTTCGGCGGCGGCGTGCAGTCCAGCCTGTCCGGGTCGACGGTTGTCGAGAAGAACCTCGACCGCTTGACGTTGTTCGTCACCGGTATCTGGGTGGTGTCCATCGTCGGGATGGCCCTGCAGATCAAATACAGCTGA
- the uvrC gene encoding excinuclease ABC subunit UvrC — protein sequence MPDPASYRPAPGSIPVEPGVYRFRDPHGRVIYVGKAKSLRSRLTSYFQDISALHPRTRQMVTTAAKVEWTVVTTEVEALQLEYNWIKEFDPRFNVRYRDDKSYPVLAVTLNEDYPRLFVYRGPRRKGVRYFGPYSHAWAIRETLDLLIRVFPARTCSAGVFKRHSQIERPCLLGYIDKCSAPCVGRVSAEEHREIVGDFCDFLSGKTDRFARELEHQMNAASAELDFERAARLRDDIAALKRALEKQAVVFGDGTDADVVAFADDDLEAAVQVFHVRGGRVRGQRGWVVEKPGDPGESAQSQLVEQFLTQFYGDQAELGGAADEATNPVPREVLVPCLPPNADELGDWLAGLRGSRVALRVPQRGDKKALAETVHRNAQEALQQHKLKRAGDFTARSAALQNIQESLGLADAPLRVECVDISHVQGTDVVASLVVFEDGLPRKSDYRHFAIKEAAGEGRSDDVASIAEVTRRRFTRHVQDQQRPIEEFTAEGKSRKFAYPPNLYVVDGGAPQVNAAQAVLDDLGVTDVAVIGLAKRLEEVWVPGEIDAVILPRNSEGLYLLQRVRDEAHRFAITYHRSKRSKRMTASALDSVPGLGDIRRKALVAHFGSLARLRQASVEEITSVPGIGAATAAAVLEALGVGVDSAGSAVVDERVGEDQSAQQATR from the coding sequence GTGCCCGATCCCGCGTCGTACCGGCCAGCGCCCGGGTCGATTCCAGTCGAGCCGGGTGTCTATCGATTCCGGGATCCGCACGGCCGAGTGATCTACGTCGGCAAGGCCAAGAGCCTGCGTAGCCGCCTGACGTCGTACTTCCAGGACATCTCCGCACTGCATCCGCGTACCCGCCAGATGGTGACCACTGCGGCCAAGGTCGAGTGGACGGTGGTCACCACCGAGGTCGAGGCGCTGCAGCTGGAATACAACTGGATCAAGGAGTTCGACCCTCGGTTCAACGTCCGCTACCGCGATGACAAGTCGTACCCGGTGCTGGCCGTCACGCTCAACGAGGATTATCCGCGGCTATTCGTCTACCGCGGTCCGCGGCGCAAGGGGGTGCGCTACTTCGGCCCGTACTCGCATGCCTGGGCCATTCGGGAGACCCTCGATCTGCTGATCCGGGTGTTTCCCGCGCGCACCTGCTCGGCCGGAGTCTTCAAGCGGCACAGCCAGATCGAGCGCCCGTGTCTGCTGGGTTACATCGACAAGTGTTCGGCGCCATGCGTGGGCCGGGTCAGTGCCGAGGAGCATCGCGAGATCGTCGGAGACTTTTGCGATTTCTTGTCCGGCAAGACCGATCGCTTCGCCCGCGAGCTGGAACATCAGATGAACGCCGCGTCCGCCGAACTCGACTTCGAGCGGGCCGCCCGACTGCGCGACGATATTGCCGCACTCAAGCGCGCCCTGGAGAAGCAGGCCGTCGTGTTCGGTGACGGCACCGACGCCGATGTGGTGGCTTTCGCCGACGACGACTTGGAGGCCGCCGTACAGGTCTTCCACGTCCGGGGCGGGCGGGTACGCGGCCAGCGTGGCTGGGTTGTCGAAAAGCCTGGTGACCCAGGCGAATCCGCGCAATCCCAGCTGGTCGAACAGTTCCTCACCCAATTCTATGGCGACCAGGCCGAATTGGGTGGCGCCGCCGATGAAGCCACCAACCCGGTGCCGCGCGAGGTGCTGGTGCCGTGCCTGCCGCCGAATGCCGATGAGCTCGGCGATTGGCTCGCTGGCCTGCGCGGTTCGCGGGTGGCGCTGCGGGTGCCGCAGCGCGGTGACAAGAAGGCGCTTGCCGAGACGGTGCACCGCAATGCGCAGGAGGCACTGCAGCAGCACAAGCTCAAGCGTGCCGGCGACTTCACCGCCAGATCGGCTGCGCTGCAGAATATTCAGGAATCCCTAGGTCTGGCCGACGCGCCGCTGCGTGTCGAGTGCGTCGATATCAGCCACGTTCAGGGCACCGATGTGGTGGCCTCCCTGGTGGTGTTCGAGGACGGTCTGCCACGCAAGTCCGACTACCGGCATTTCGCGATCAAGGAGGCCGCCGGTGAGGGGCGTTCTGATGATGTGGCGTCGATCGCCGAGGTGACCCGGCGACGCTTCACCCGCCATGTCCAGGACCAGCAACGACCCATTGAGGAATTCACCGCAGAAGGTAAATCCCGCAAGTTCGCCTACCCGCCCAATCTCTACGTTGTCGACGGCGGCGCTCCTCAGGTCAACGCCGCCCAGGCGGTGCTCGACGATCTCGGCGTCACCGACGTCGCGGTGATCGGTCTGGCCAAGCGTCTCGAGGAGGTGTGGGTGCCCGGCGAGATAGATGCCGTCATTCTCCCCAGGAACAGTGAGGGCCTCTATCTGTTGCAGCGGGTGCGGGATGAAGCCCACCGCTTCGCGATCACCTACCACCGCAGCAAGCGGTCCAAGCGGATGACGGCCTCGGCGCTGGATTCGGTGCCCGGCCTCGGGGATATCCGCCGCAAGGCGCTGGTGGCTCACTTCGGCTCGCTGGCGAGACTGCGTCAGGCGAGCGTCGAGGAGATCACCTCGGTGCCGGGCATCGGGGCCGCGACGGCCGCCGCGGTACTGGAAGCGCTAGGCGTTGGCGTGGATTCGGCGGGATCGGCTGTGGTGGACGAGCGTGTCGGTGAAGATCAGTCTGCTCAACAGGCGACGCGATGA
- a CDS encoding amidohydrolase produces the protein MMATEPMTTVFTARRVITMDPDIPDATAVAVTDGRITAVGHADELRATGTVDDTFADAIICAGLIDQHLHPVLGATTLMTEVIAIEDWRLPDKIYPAAHSPAEYRSRLATAEQQLSDPAEWLFSWGYHKLWHGALDRAALDAISTTRPIAVWQRSCHEWYLNSAAIDRLGITAADLTGQGTASTMVDLDAGHWWETGMNLLLPKLSPLFMSQDRLAAGLRQLVAYLHRNGVTAINEPGIMWAFEPWLLYQDILGSEETPFTSTFLVDARSQADSGMDPADAVADAQRQVDSAAAGKVRLLPRQVKLFADGAIISQLMQMRDPYLDESGHPDLCHHGEWMMQPDTFRAFAKVYWNADWQLHIHVNGDAGLDLVLDTIAECMAGHPRADHRTVIVHFANSTEAQVERIAQLGCIVSANSYYPVGFADQYTAHGLGSERADAMVRAASVLSRGIPLSLHSDLPMGPAAPLTLAWCAVNRQTPSGRVAGPDQRISVDDALRAVTIEAAYSWRLERELGSITPGKLANFTVLAQDPYAVDPLRLDDIEVLGTVYEGRTFVSG, from the coding sequence ATGATGGCCACTGAACCGATGACCACCGTGTTCACCGCCCGCCGCGTCATCACGATGGATCCCGACATACCCGATGCCACCGCTGTCGCCGTGACCGATGGCCGGATCACCGCCGTCGGCCATGCCGACGAACTCCGGGCGACCGGGACGGTCGATGACACCTTCGCTGATGCGATCATCTGTGCGGGTCTGATCGATCAACACCTGCATCCGGTGCTCGGGGCCACCACTCTGATGACCGAGGTGATCGCCATCGAGGACTGGCGGCTACCCGACAAGATCTATCCGGCCGCGCACTCACCCGCGGAGTACCGGAGTCGGCTCGCCACTGCCGAACAGCAGCTTTCCGACCCGGCCGAGTGGCTGTTCTCGTGGGGCTATCACAAGCTCTGGCACGGCGCGCTGGATCGCGCCGCACTCGACGCGATCAGCACCACGCGCCCGATCGCGGTGTGGCAGCGGTCCTGTCACGAGTGGTATCTGAACTCCGCGGCGATCGATCGGCTCGGCATCACCGCCGCGGACCTGACCGGCCAGGGCACCGCCAGCACGATGGTCGATCTGGACGCCGGCCATTGGTGGGAAACCGGGATGAACCTGCTGCTTCCCAAGCTTTCTCCGCTGTTCATGAGCCAGGACCGGCTGGCGGCCGGGTTGCGCCAGCTGGTCGCCTACCTGCACCGCAACGGAGTCACCGCGATCAACGAGCCCGGCATCATGTGGGCGTTCGAACCGTGGTTGCTGTATCAAGACATCCTCGGATCCGAGGAAACTCCCTTCACATCAACGTTTCTCGTCGATGCTCGCAGTCAGGCAGACTCCGGTATGGACCCCGCCGACGCGGTCGCCGACGCGCAGCGGCAGGTCGACAGCGCCGCCGCGGGCAAGGTGCGGCTGCTACCGCGGCAGGTCAAGCTGTTCGCCGACGGCGCGATCATCAGCCAGTTGATGCAGATGCGCGACCCGTACCTCGACGAGTCGGGCCACCCCGACCTGTGCCATCACGGCGAGTGGATGATGCAACCCGACACGTTTCGGGCGTTCGCGAAGGTCTACTGGAACGCGGACTGGCAGTTGCACATTCACGTCAACGGTGACGCCGGACTGGATCTGGTGCTCGACACCATCGCCGAGTGCATGGCCGGCCATCCGCGCGCCGACCACCGCACGGTGATCGTGCACTTCGCCAACTCGACCGAGGCGCAGGTGGAGCGCATCGCCCAGCTGGGCTGCATCGTGTCCGCCAATTCGTACTATCCCGTCGGATTCGCCGATCAATACACCGCCCACGGGCTGGGCTCCGAACGCGCCGACGCGATGGTCCGAGCGGCATCAGTGCTGAGCCGAGGCATCCCGCTGTCGCTGCATTCCGACCTGCCGATGGGCCCGGCCGCACCGCTGACCCTGGCCTGGTGCGCGGTCAACCGGCAGACACCCAGCGGCCGGGTCGCCGGCCCCGATCAGCGGATCTCGGTGGATGACGCGCTGCGTGCGGTCACGATCGAGGCCGCCTACTCGTGGCGGCTCGAGCGCGAGCTCGGCAGCATCACGCCGGGAAAACTCGCCAACTTCACGGTCCTGGCCCAGGACCCGTATGCGGTCGATCCGCTGCGGCTCGACGACATCGAGGTGCTGGGCACGGTTTACGAGGGCCGCACATTCGTGTCCGGGTGA
- the gap gene encoding type I glyceraldehyde-3-phosphate dehydrogenase → MTIRVGVNGFGRIGRNFFRALDAQKAEGKNTDIEIVAVNDLTSTATLAHLLKFDSILGRLPYDVSVDGDYIVVGDHKIKALAVKEGPAALPWGDLGVDVVVESTGIFTNAAKAKGHLDAGAKKVIISAPATDEDITIVLGVNQDKYDGSQNIISNASCTTNCLGPLAKVLNDEFGIVKGLMTTIHAYTQDQNLQDGPHSDLRRARAAALNIVPTSTGAAKAIGLVLPELKGKLDGYALRVPIPTGSVTDLTAELKKPGTVEEINAAFKAAADGPLKGILKYYDAPIVSSDIVTDPHSSLFDSGLTKVIDNQAKVVSWYDNEWGYSNRLADLVALVGKSL, encoded by the coding sequence GTGACCATCCGGGTTGGCGTTAACGGTTTCGGCCGCATCGGGCGCAACTTCTTCCGCGCCCTGGACGCGCAGAAGGCCGAGGGTAAGAACACCGACATCGAGATCGTGGCCGTGAACGACCTGACGTCGACTGCCACGCTGGCGCACCTGCTGAAGTTCGACTCGATCCTGGGCCGGCTGCCCTACGACGTCAGCGTCGACGGTGACTACATCGTCGTCGGCGACCACAAGATCAAGGCGCTGGCAGTCAAGGAAGGCCCGGCGGCGCTGCCCTGGGGTGACCTGGGCGTCGACGTCGTGGTCGAGTCGACCGGCATCTTCACCAACGCCGCCAAGGCCAAGGGCCACTTGGACGCGGGCGCCAAGAAGGTCATCATCTCCGCGCCGGCCACCGATGAAGACATCACCATCGTGCTCGGCGTGAACCAGGACAAGTACGACGGCAGCCAGAACATCATCTCCAACGCCTCGTGCACCACGAACTGCCTGGGCCCGCTGGCCAAGGTCCTCAACGACGAGTTCGGCATCGTCAAGGGCCTGATGACCACGATCCACGCCTACACCCAGGATCAGAACCTGCAGGACGGCCCGCATAGCGATCTGCGCCGTGCCCGCGCCGCCGCCCTGAACATCGTGCCGACCTCCACCGGTGCGGCCAAGGCCATCGGCCTGGTGCTCCCGGAGCTCAAGGGCAAGCTCGACGGCTACGCGCTGCGGGTGCCGATCCCCACCGGCTCGGTGACCGATCTGACCGCTGAGCTGAAGAAGCCCGGCACCGTCGAGGAGATCAACGCGGCGTTCAAGGCTGCCGCCGACGGCCCGCTCAAGGGCATCCTCAAGTACTACGACGCGCCGATCGTCTCCAGCGATATCGTCACCGACCCGCACAGCTCGCTGTTCGACTCGGGCCTGACCAAGGTCATCGACAACCAGGCCAAGGTCGTCTCCTGGTACGACAACGAGTGGGGCTACTCCAACCGTCTGGCCGATCTGGTCGCGCTGGTCGGCAAGTCGCTGTAA
- the yvcK gene encoding uridine diphosphate-N-acetylglucosamine-binding protein YvcK, with amino-acid sequence MSRIVALGGGHGLYATLSAARRLTHDITAVVTVADDGGSSGRLRSELDIVPPGDLRMALAALASDSPHGRLWATILQHRFGGNGALAGHPIGNLMLAGLNELLADPVAALDELGRILGVKGRVLPMCPIALQIEADVSGLDGDPRMSRVIRGQVAVATTPGKVRRVRLLPGDPPATRQAIDAIMTADLVVLGPGSWFTSVIPHVLVPELAAALKATTASRALLLNLVAEPGETAGFSAERHLHVLGQHAPGFAVDEIIVDAARVPSERERDQLRRTASLLEASVRFADVSRPGTPLHDPAKLAAALDGVRTRNTIPAASSLPSAASEPAGGIGQGDGVQGPTGNGPRGDDPWR; translated from the coding sequence ATGAGCCGTATCGTCGCCCTCGGTGGTGGGCACGGTTTGTATGCGACGCTCTCGGCGGCGCGCCGCCTCACCCACGACATCACCGCGGTGGTCACCGTGGCCGACGACGGCGGATCGTCGGGCCGGCTGCGCAGCGAGTTGGATATCGTGCCCCCGGGTGACCTGCGAATGGCGTTGGCCGCCTTGGCTTCTGACAGTCCGCATGGGCGGCTGTGGGCCACCATCCTGCAGCATCGGTTCGGGGGCAATGGTGCGCTGGCCGGGCACCCGATCGGCAACCTGATGCTGGCCGGGCTCAACGAGTTGCTGGCCGATCCGGTGGCCGCGCTCGATGAGCTGGGCCGCATCCTGGGGGTCAAGGGCCGAGTCCTGCCGATGTGCCCGATCGCCCTGCAGATCGAGGCCGACGTGTCCGGTCTGGACGGGGACCCCCGGATGAGCCGGGTGATCCGCGGTCAGGTGGCGGTGGCGACCACCCCGGGCAAAGTACGTCGTGTGCGTCTGCTGCCCGGCGATCCGCCCGCGACCCGACAGGCGATCGATGCCATCATGACGGCCGATCTGGTGGTGCTCGGGCCGGGCTCCTGGTTCACCAGTGTCATCCCGCACGTCCTGGTGCCCGAGCTGGCGGCCGCGCTGAAAGCCACCACCGCGAGTCGCGCCCTGCTGCTGAATCTGGTGGCCGAGCCGGGGGAGACCGCCGGCTTCTCCGCCGAGCGTCATCTGCACGTACTCGGTCAGCATGCGCCGGGCTTCGCCGTCGACGAGATCATCGTGGACGCCGCCCGCGTCCCCTCTGAACGGGAGCGTGACCAACTTCGCCGCACCGCAAGCCTGCTGGAAGCTTCGGTTCGGTTTGCTGACGTCTCCAGACCTGGTACACCTTTACATGACCCGGCGAAGCTGGCTGCAGCACTTGACGGTGTGCGTACCCGGAACACGATTCCCGCGGCATCTTCCCTTCCGTCGGCTGCGTCCGAACCGGCCGGAGGAATTGGACAGGGGGATGGGGTGCAAGGCCCAACTGGAAACGGACCGAGAGGTGACGACCCGTGGCGATGA
- a CDS encoding MOSC domain-containing protein — protein MAHVLSVNVSAHARKNPDTKAPKPTGIDKVATTETVQVRSPGPMREGLGSGLVGDTIGNQKLHGGADQAVYAYAREDLDEWAGRLSRPLANGMFGENFTTVGVDVTGARIGDRWRVGTAGLLLEVSAPRTPCRTFEKFLDIDGWIKTFTAAGKPGAYLRVIAPGTVRAGDTIEIEHRPDHDVTIGLVYRAKMSDPSLLPQLVAADALSAELKAFVAKRTGLSVLE, from the coding sequence ATGGCACATGTCCTGTCGGTCAATGTGTCGGCTCACGCGCGTAAGAACCCGGACACGAAGGCGCCGAAGCCGACGGGTATCGACAAGGTGGCCACCACGGAGACGGTGCAGGTGCGCTCTCCCGGGCCGATGCGTGAAGGCCTTGGCAGCGGTCTGGTCGGCGACACCATCGGCAATCAGAAGCTGCACGGCGGTGCCGACCAAGCCGTCTACGCCTACGCCCGCGAAGACCTCGACGAGTGGGCGGGGCGGCTGTCGCGGCCGCTGGCCAACGGCATGTTCGGCGAGAACTTCACCACCGTCGGCGTCGACGTCACAGGAGCCCGCATCGGTGACCGCTGGCGCGTCGGCACGGCGGGATTGCTGCTGGAAGTCTCCGCGCCCCGCACCCCGTGCCGGACCTTCGAGAAATTCCTGGACATCGACGGCTGGATCAAGACGTTCACCGCTGCCGGTAAACCCGGTGCGTATCTGCGGGTCATCGCGCCGGGGACCGTGCGGGCCGGCGACACCATCGAGATCGAGCACCGGCCCGACCACGATGTGACGATCGGCCTGGTCTACCGCGCCAAGATGTCGGATCCCAGCCTGCTGCCCCAGCTGGTGGCCGCCGATGCGCTCTCGGCCGAACTCAAGGCCTTCGTGGCTAAGCGGACCGGTCTAAGCGTCCTCGAGTAG
- the whiA gene encoding DNA-binding protein WhiA, with product MTAEVKDELSRLAVNSVTARRAEVASLLRFAGGLHIVSGQVVVEAEVDLGIIARRLRKDIYDLYGYNAVVHVLSASGIRKSTRYLVRVAKDGEALARQTGLLDMRGRPVRGLPAQVVGGSVGDAEAAWRGAFLAHGSLTEPGRSSALEVSCPGPEAALALVGAARRLGVSAKAREVRGTDRVVVRDGEAIGALLTRMGAQDTRLTWEERRMRREVRATANRLANFDDANLRRSARAAVAAAARVERALEILADTVPDHLATAGRLRVEHRQASLEELGRLADPPMTKDAVAGRIRRLLSMADRKAKQDGIPDTESAVTPDLLEDA from the coding sequence ATGACGGCCGAGGTGAAGGACGAACTCAGCCGGTTGGCAGTCAATTCTGTGACTGCCCGCCGCGCGGAGGTGGCCTCGCTGTTGCGCTTCGCCGGTGGCCTGCACATCGTGTCGGGCCAGGTGGTCGTCGAGGCCGAAGTGGACCTGGGCATCATCGCCCGGCGGCTGCGCAAAGACATCTACGATCTATACGGCTACAACGCGGTGGTGCACGTGCTGTCGGCCAGCGGCATCCGCAAGAGCACCCGCTACCTGGTCCGGGTCGCCAAGGACGGTGAGGCGCTGGCCCGCCAGACGGGTCTGCTCGACATGCGCGGCCGGCCCGTGCGGGGTCTGCCCGCCCAGGTGGTCGGCGGCAGCGTCGGCGACGCGGAAGCGGCGTGGCGCGGCGCATTTCTCGCGCACGGCTCGCTGACCGAGCCGGGACGGTCGTCGGCGCTCGAAGTGAGTTGTCCTGGACCGGAAGCCGCGCTGGCGTTGGTCGGTGCCGCCCGGCGGCTCGGGGTCAGCGCCAAGGCGCGCGAGGTGCGGGGGACCGACCGGGTCGTGGTGCGCGACGGCGAGGCCATCGGCGCGCTGCTGACCCGGATGGGCGCCCAGGACACCCGGCTGACGTGGGAGGAACGGCGGATGCGCCGCGAGGTGCGCGCCACCGCCAACCGGCTGGCCAACTTCGACGATGCGAACCTGCGCCGCTCGGCCCGCGCCGCGGTGGCCGCTGCGGCCCGCGTTGAGCGGGCGTTGGAGATCCTGGCCGACACGGTGCCCGACCACCTGGCCACCGCTGGCCGGCTGCGGGTCGAACACCGTCAGGCTTCGCTGGAGGAGCTGGGCCGGCTCGCCGACCCGCCGATGACCAAAGATGCTGTGGCCGGCCGTATTCGGCGTCTGCTGTCGATGGCCGACCGGAAGGCAAAACAGGACGGCATCCCTGATACCGAGTCGGCCGTCACCCCGGATCTACTCGAGGACGCTTAG
- the tpiA gene encoding triose-phosphate isomerase, with product MSRKPLIAGNWKMNLNHFEAIALVQKIAFSLPDKYFDKVDVTVIPPFTDLRSVQTLVDGDKLRLTYGAQDLSPHDSGAYTGDISGAFLAKLGCTFVVVGHSERRTYHHEDDAVVAEKAVAAFRNGLTPIVCIGEQLEVREAGGHVEFCVDSLRGSLAGLTNEQLTNVVIAYEPVWAIGTGRVASAADAQEVCGAIRAELASIATPQIADGVRVLYGGSVNAKNVGELVGQKDIDGALVGGASLDGEQFAILSAIAAGGPLP from the coding sequence GTGTCCCGTAAACCGCTGATCGCGGGCAACTGGAAGATGAACCTCAACCACTTCGAGGCCATCGCGCTGGTCCAGAAGATCGCGTTCTCGTTGCCCGACAAGTACTTCGACAAGGTCGACGTCACGGTCATCCCGCCGTTCACCGATCTGCGCAGTGTGCAGACCCTGGTCGACGGCGACAAGCTACGGCTGACCTATGGTGCGCAGGATCTGTCCCCTCACGATTCGGGGGCCTACACCGGCGATATCAGCGGTGCGTTCCTGGCGAAGCTGGGCTGCACGTTCGTGGTGGTCGGGCACTCCGAGCGCCGCACCTATCACCACGAGGACGACGCGGTGGTCGCCGAGAAGGCGGTGGCGGCGTTCCGGAACGGACTCACGCCGATCGTCTGCATCGGTGAGCAGCTCGAGGTGCGTGAGGCTGGCGGTCATGTTGAGTTCTGTGTGGATTCGTTGCGCGGCTCGCTCGCCGGGCTGACCAACGAGCAGCTGACGAACGTCGTGATCGCCTACGAGCCGGTGTGGGCCATCGGCACCGGGCGGGTGGCCAGTGCCGCCGACGCGCAGGAAGTGTGCGGGGCGATCCGTGCCGAGCTGGCCAGCATCGCCACGCCGCAGATTGCCGATGGTGTCCGGGTGCTGTACGGCGGCTCGGTGAACGCCAAGAATGTGGGCGAACTGGTCGGGCAGAAGGATATCGACGGCGCACTGGTCGGCGGGGCATCGCTGGATGGCGAGCAGTTCGCCATCCTGTCGGCGATCGCCGCAGGCGGGCCGCTGCCGTAA